Genomic DNA from Caldicellulosiruptor hydrothermalis 108:
GGTCTTGTGAGAATAATCTTGCTTACCTCTTTCTTTTTGAGGTAATGAACAGCCATTGCCATAGCCAAGTAAGTCTTACCTGTACCTGCAGGTCCAATGCCAAATACAATTGTATTGTTCATAATTGCATTTATATATCGTTTTTGGCCAAGGGTTTTAGGTTTTACCTGTTTGCCTCTATGAGTTATAAAGATAACATCATTTTCTAAGCTTCTTATTTCTTCATCTTCTAAAGTCTCTACTATATAGCGGATGGTATGTTCGTCAATATCTAATTTTTTCTTCTCCATGTCATGTAATATTTTTATCGTTTTTTCAGCCTTATTTATATTTTCTGGACTGTTGCCTATGATTTTTATGCTGTTGTCTCTAAAGACAATATTTACATTCAAAAGCTCTTCTAACGTCCTTACTTTGGAATCAAACTCACCAAATATATTCCAAAGCTCTTGGGTGTCTTCAATGCTTAAAGTTGAAATAAGTCTTTCTTCCAAATATTTCTAACCTCCTATGATTTTATTTTTTTATGCCAATCTCTTCTAAGCATTCATAATTTCTTTGGCATTCAATTTTCCTTATCTCACCTTTTTGCTTTATCATTTTTATATATGTGCGAACTGACAAAATGTTTAATATCTTTTTATTTTTCGTAAGTGCTATAAACTTTTGGTCACATTCTTTTCTAACCTTTTCTTTTATTTGAGCAAACGTAGGTACAAATCTTTTCAGCTTGTATCTTTTGACTTCATACACTCCCACCCAAATAGCCAAAGGTGAAAGTTTATACTCTTTTATTTTAATTTTATCACAATTCTCGTTTTTAGTAACTATATTTTTAAGTTTGATTTCATAATTACCAACTTTTATGTATGGAACTGTTGCTTTTGAAATGTATTCTTTTTGATATAAAGGAATAGTAAAATCTGCAGGAATGGTATAAAATGTGATTGCTTCAATTTGAGCATTTGCATCTTCGTAATATTCAATTCCATCCTTGGAGGTCACTTTATTATCTACAAGAAGCTGTCCACACACTACAGTATCACCTTCTTTGACAAGTAAATTTCCTGATTTTAAGATTATTCTTTTAATAACTCCGCTACTTGCTGCAAATATCCGTCCTTTCTTGTTCTCTATTTCTGCCGTTTCTCTTTTTACATACTCTACAAACAGACGAGCACCTTCTCTTTTCACCTTTACCCACATCAAATCATCCAAATCAGCAAGAAGTTTGCTTTCAAGTATTTTTTCATCAATTTTATTTTTCAGCATAAAAGGCTTTATATTGTACTGGTAAAGTTTTTCTTTTATTTTTTCATTCAACAACATGTCTGCAGAACCATGGTTTAAAATAGCTATGTCAAAAATAAACTGATTAAAAACTATTAAAATAAAAATACATACTCCAACTGTAATTACTTTCCATAACGTTAGCTCCTTTAAATAAAAATACATTCCATTTTTCTCTAAAATGCTTATTTTGCACTTTGTTCTTTTTGCTATCTTTATTACTTTTTTAAAAATTTTGGTTGAAATTCCTATAATAATGGTATTGTCCTGTTTAGAATACAGTTTAAGTAAAATCTTATTGAAAATAAGCATATTTAAAAATTTGTTTAGATTCTCTCCTTCTACTTTTAAAACAAGTCTTCCACTGCACATCTTTCAATCACTTCTCCCTTGTTCGGGATCAAAAAAATATTTTACAGACTTTATTCTTCCCCTTATAATAATTGTTTCGCTGTCCATTCTTTCAATTACAAGTTTATCTCCTTCAATTGCAAGAGGAGAGATATTTGTGTTTATTTTAACAAAAGTGTCTTCATAACTAATGAGTCCTTTATGGTTCTCAACAACAATTTCTTGGTCACCTATTAAAGTAATTCTTGGCTGGTCTGTTATAACTTCCTGGGGAAGCTGAGATAACAAAGCAAACTGTCTTAAATCTTTCTTTGACATCTTTGGCATAAACGCCTTATTTAAAAATTAAGGTTCACCTCTATTTTATTTTTCCTCAAATTTTTTTATAACTTATCCAAAATAAAAAAGTGACCTTCTGCTTTTGCATCAAGAAGGCCACTTTTTATCTTTCAATTATTTTATTTACTGTTGTAAATATTTTTTAACAATCTCACTTACAACTTTTCCTTCTGCTCTGCCACTTACCTTTTTCATAACCTCTTGCATTACTTTCCCCATATCTTTCATTCCATTAGGTTTTATAATTTCTATAGTTTCCTTTACAAGCTGCTCTATTTCTTCTTCGCTGAGCATGGGTGGAAGGTAAGAAGTCAAAATTTCAATCTCTCTATTTAACTCATCAATCAAATCCTGTCTGCCACTTTTTATATATTCAGGTAAACTGTCTTTTCTCTTCTTAATCTCCTTCGCAATGACACTCAACACACCATTGTCGTCAAGAACCACCTTGTTGTCCTTTTCAAACTGCAATATAGCAGCTCTCACCATACCAACAACATTTTTTCTGACAACATCCTTTTCTTTCATAGCAGTTTTATAATCTTCAAGGAGCTTATCTTTGAGACTCAACAAAAACGCCTCCTACTCCTTATCTGCGCTTTCTCCTACGTGCAGCTTCTGATTTTTTCTTTCTTCTAACGCTTGGGCTTTCATAGTGCTCTCTTTTTCTGAGCTCAGCTAAAACCCCAGCTTCTGCACATTTCTTTTTAAATCTTCTGAGGGCACTATCGAGTGATTCGTTCTCACCCACTCTTACCTCTGACATCAATTTCCCTCCCCTCAAACCAGGCTCAAAAACACTACCTCAGGATTATGGTATTATTATAACTCACTTATTTAAGATATGTCAAACAGTTTTAAATATTACAATTTGTCTTCCACCCACAGCTTTTCAAAATTCAAAAACAAATCCCTGTTTTTTTTCTGCAGATTTATTGGTTTAAAATTTTTATCTACAAAGGCATGTTCTGTAAAACCTGTTGCACACAAAACTCCATCTCTTTTAACTTCATAGTAAAATTTTATTCTCGTAGGTGTTAAATTATTAACCTTTGCACTCACCGTTATCTTATCCTCGTAAAAGCAAGCTCTCTTAAAATCGCAAGAGCAGCTTATAAGTGGCAGATACACTCCAAGCTCATTTTCAATCTGCGAATAACAGATACCCACCTTTTTTATAAGCTCTGTACGAGCTGCTTCAAACCACACAAAATAATTTGAGTGATGTGCAATACCCATTCTATCTGTTTCAGCATACCTAACTATTAATTCTATTTCTATCATTATTTGTTACCCCTAAAACTTTTATTCTTCTGTCTTCTGCTCTCCACTAAATACTATTCCTTTTTGAGTATCAATTGTAACCACAATCCCTGTTTTTAATATCTCCAATGCATTTTTAGCATCTGTGATTACAGGGATATCAAGTGCAGCACCTACAATTACTGCATGAGAGTTCTGTCCACCCTCTTCTGTGATAATTCCCAAAGCCCTTTTCATGTAAGGTATAAACTCATTATTTGTCTGGCTTGTAACTATTATATCTCCATCTTCAAAATTCTGCTTAAGCTCATTAATGTTTTTCACAACGCATACCCTGCTTGTCACCTTTCCACTTCCCCAGCCTCGCCCTTCAACCAGAACATGTCCTACAACATGAACTTTAAGTATATTTGTTGTTCCACTCACGCCAACAGGAACTCCAGCAGTAATGACAACCAAATCTCCATTTTTTACAATTTTGGATTTCACAGCTATCTCAACAGCATTGTCAAATATATCATCGGTTGAACTCTTGTACTCTGCCAAAAATGGATACACACCCCATGACAGATTCAACTGTCTCCTTACCTTCTCACAAGGTGTGGTTGCAATAATCGGACAAGCAGGTCTGAATTTTGACACCATTCTTGCAGTGTTGCCTGACTTTGTCACGGTTATAATAGCCTTTGCGCCAAGGTCATGTGCGGTTGTACAAGTTGCGTGCGAAATAGCATTTGTCACATTAACAGGCATATCAAATACCTGAGACTGAAATCTCTTGATATAATCAATCTGATTTTCCACTCTCTCGGCAATCTTTGCCATTGTAGCAACACTTTCAACGGGGTATTTGCCCATTGCTGTCTCGCCAGAGAGCATTATTGCAGAAGTGCCATCAAATATGGCATTGGCAATATCGCTAACCTCTGCCCTGGTAGGTCTTGGATTTCGTATCATAGATTCAAGCATCTGTGTTGCTGTTATGACAGGCTTTCCTGCTTTGTAGCATTTTTCAATGAGCATTTTTTGAACAAGGGGGACTTCCTCAAAAGGAAGTTCTACCCCTAAATCTCCTCTTGCAACCATAATTCCGTCTGCAACCCTTATTATTTCGTCGCAGTTGGCAACACCTTCTTGAGTTTCTATTTTGGCAATTATTAAAATGTCCTTTCCACCATTTTTGTTCAGAAACTCTCTGATTTCAACAACGTCACTTGCCTTTCTTATAAATGAGGCTGCAATAAAATCTACATCGTTTTCTATCCCAAACAGAATATCCTCTTTATCCTTCTGGGTAAGTGCAGGAAGTCTTATGGGTATGCCCGGTACGTTTACCCCTTTCTGGTTGGTCAAAACTCCTCCATTTTTTACCTTGCAGATTATGTCCTTTTCTGTCTTGTCCTCAACAATAAGCTCAATAAGTCCATCATCTATCAGAATTTTATCACCTGGTTTTACATCCTCAACAAGTTCTTTATAAGTTATACTCACAATCTCTTCATTTCCTAAGATTTCTTCCACAGTCAGCACAAATTTCTGACCCTCTTTTAGTTCTACTTTGCCGTCCTTAAAAAAACCTATTCTTATCTCTGGCCCTTTAGTATCAAGCAAAATGGGAATAGGCTTGTCAAGTTCTTCTCTTATTTTTTTTACCATGTCAATCTTTTTCTTATGCTCTTCATGAGTACCATGAGAAAAATTTAATCTCACAACATCCATTCCATTTTCAACAAGTTTTCTTATTATCTCCTCTGAGTCGGTCGCTGGACCCAATGTACAAATTATTTTTGTTTTTCTCAAACTCAAACCCTCCACAAAAAGTTATAAAGAAAGGATAGTAGCTAAATTGTACATGTATTCATCAATTGTCTTTTGCATAGAAAGTGCTTCGTCAATATCATAATCAACAATCTTGCCATCCTTCATTGCAATTATCCTGTTCTGCTTACCTTCTTTGATAACCTCAACAGCTTTTGCCCCCATCAAACTTGCAACAACTCTGTCATACGCAGTAGGCGAGCCGCCTCTCTGAATATACCCAAGGATGGTTGCTCTTGTCTCTATTCCAGTTGCTTCTTCAATCTCCTTTGCAAGCTCTGTTGCTCCACCAATTCCCTCAGCCAATATAATCAAGTTGTGAAGCTTTCCTTTGTTTTTCCCATCAATTATTCTTCTTATTATCTCATCCTTGTCAAGACCTTTTTCAGGAATCACAATCGACTCAGCACCGCCTGCAATACCACTATAAAGAGCAATATACCCGGCATGACGTCCCATTACCTCAAGAATACTAACTCTTTCATGAGAGGTTGCTGTATCTCTTATCTTGTTAATTGCATCCTGAACAGTATTCAATGCTGTATCAAAACCAATAGTGTAGTCTGTACATGCGATGTCATTGTCAATGGTTCCGGGAATTCCAACAACATTTATACCAAATTTACTCAAGTCTCTTGCCCCTCTGAAAGACCCATCTCCACCAATTACAACAAGAGCATCTATCTTGAATATCTTGCACATTGAAGCAGCTTTTTTGAGTCCATTTTCTGTCATGAACTCAGGAGACCTTGCAGTCAAAAGTATGGTTCCACCACGTTGGATTATATCTGAAACAGACCTTAAGTTCATCTCAAAAATATCGCCCTCAATAAGACCATTATAACCCCGTCTTATACCCATTACTCTAAATCCATAGTATATACCAGTTCTCACAACAGCACGAATAGCAGCGTTCATTCCTGGTGCGTCGCCACCACTTGTCAAAACACCAATAGTTCTCACTTCTGGCATGTATTCTATACCCCTTTCTTTTTAGTTTAAAATCCTTTTTCGATTATTATGTTGTGGGCTTCATTGACCTCTGTTTCTGGCACTATTATTTCAAAATAACCTTCTTTGCCTTCTTGAGAAATAGATTTGACCTTTGCAAGAATCCCGACCTTCTCAAGCTCCTCTCTGATTTTGTTGGCAATCTCACTATTTGAGGTTATATAAACAACTTCCCACATAAAAACACCTTCTACACCATCATTTATTCTGGGACTCTGAAACAATAAGCCCAAACTTTGTATAGATCTCTGCCCTACCTCTTACCTTAATTGCCGACGTAACTTCAGTAAATTGAGCAAGTAAAACTTCACCACTGTCAAGTTTTTCTGTGTGATGAAGTTTTGTGTCCTTGCCTCTTGTAAGCCCTATGACATTTACTCCGTTTTCAAGTGCCTTGACTACTATATAGTCACCATTTTTGTATTCGTATACATTTTCATTTTCCATGTCTCAATCTCACCTCTTTTCAAATATTATAACAAAACGGTCTAAAAATCAAGAATCTATATCTTCTATCCAAACATTTTCCTCGCCAAACCACTCTTTGAGCTGTTCAATCACAGTAGGATTTATTTCTATGCACAAGTTTGACTTGGAAATTAGCCTTTTTTGGTTATAATAAAGAACTATCTTAGACTTTCCTGCAAAGAACTTTACAAATGCTAAGAACTTTTTTGACTTTAATATTGTATCATCACTTACCCTTATTGCAATGGCTTTTTCGCCACTTCCTTGACCTTCCTGATGCTTGTCATTGCCCAGCCTGTCTACTTTTTGAGCAATAACTTTTACCCCTTCGTCCTCTCTGAATGTTGCCTTTGCCTCCATTATCACAATCATATCTTCCTTTATCAAATGAGAATACTTCTCATAAACGGTCGGGAAAAACAACACCTCAACAGAGTCTGTCAAATCCTCTAACTTTGCAAATGCCATTGTCTGGTTGTTCTTTGTAAGTTTTACTTTTACCTCTTTTAATATTCCACACACAAGTATTTGTTCAAACTTGTATTCATCTTCTTCAGACATAGCAGATATCTCAGAGAGAGGAGTTACATTGTATTTTGAAATTTCCTCTGTATACCTTTCAAGTGGATGACTGCTTATATATATTCCAATCGTATCCTTTTCCATTTTCATGAGTTCCTGAGCAGTTGGTTGAGGCATATTTTTGTATTCAAAACTTTCATTTTCGTTACCGGATATCTCAAAAAAACTAAACTGATTTGCATTCTTCTTTTTAGCTTGTTTTATCACAAGAATATCTTCTACTGAAGCTAAAAGCGAATTTCTGTTGATACCTGTAAAGTCAAATGCACCCGAGCGTATCAAATTTTCAATAATCCTTTTGTTTACAGTATTTGTGTCAACCCTCATTATAAAATCATACAAATCCTTAAATTCCCCTTTTTCCTCTCTCTCTTTTAAGATGTGGGCAATGACGTTCTCTCCCAAGCTTTTTATAGCTCTCAGTCCAAATCTTATACTATTTCCTTCAATTGTAAAGTCATAACTACTTTTGTTTATATCAGGCGGCAAAATAGATATTCCAAATTTTCTGCACTCTTCAATATACATTCCAACCTTCTCATTCGAGTTCATAACACTTGTAATTAAGCTTGTCATAAACTCGATGGTATAATACTTTTTCAAATATGCTGTCTGATATGCTAATATAGCATATGCAGCAGCATGTGATTTGTTAAATGCATAACTTGCAAAATCTTCTATAATGGCAAAAATCTTTTCAGCTGTTTCTTTATCTATTCCATTTGCCATAGCTCCTTCAATGAATCTGTCCTTTTCTTCCATCAGTATATCGGCTTTTTTCTTTGCCATTGCTCTTCTCACAAGGTCAGCTCTCCCAAGCGAGTACCCAGCTAGTGTTCTGAAAATTTGCATAACTTGTTCTTGATACACAATACATCCATAGGTGACATTCAAAATTGGTTCAAGGCTGGGATGGAGGTATTCAATTTTCTCTCTGTTATTCTTGTTCTGGATATAAACTGGAATCTGGTCCATTGGTCCAGGTCTAAATAGGGATATTCCTGCAATAATATCCTCCAAGTTTTCAGGTTTTAGCTCTCTCATAAACTGTTTCATGCCACTGCTTTCAAGCTGGAACACACCGTTTGTGTTTCCTTCTGATATAAACTCATAAACATTTTTGTCATTATAGTCTATCCTATCTAAATCAATCTCTATGCCTCTATTTTTCTTCACAAGCTCCAACGTATTTTGAATGACAGTGAGTGTTCTCAAACCAAGAAAATCCATCTTCAAAAGTCCAAGTTCTTCTAAAGTTGTCATTGGAAACTGAGTAACAATAGCATCATCAGTCCTTGCCAACGGCACCAAATCTGTAATTGGACAACTTGAAATCACAACACCGGCAGCATGAACAGATGCATGTCTTGGCATACCTTCAAGATTTCTTGCTGTATCAATTATTCTTCTTACCGTATCATTTTGTTCATAAATCTTTTTAAGGTCATGGTTTATCTCAAGTGCCTTGTCAATGGTCATCCCGGGAGAAAACGGAACCATCTTTGCAATCTCATCCACCTGAGAATATGGAACTCCCAGAACCCTTCCAACATCTCTGATTGAAGCCCTTGCTGCCATTGTTCCAAATGTTATTATCTGACTTACTCTGTCCTCGCCATATTTGCGAGTGACATAGTCAATCACTTCCTGTCTTCTTTGATAACAAAAGTCGATGTCTATGTCGGGCATAGAAACTCTTTCTGGATTTAGAAATCTCTCAAAAAGAAGGTCATACTTTATTGGGTCAACATTTGTAATACCCAGACAATATGCCACAATACTTCCCGCTGCAGAACCTCTACCAGGACCTACCATTATGTTGTTTTGTTTAGCATAGTTTATAAAGTCCTGAACTATTAAAAAATATTCAACAAATCCCATATCTTTTATCACTTGAAGCTCCATCATAAGCCTGTCATATGCAGCTTTGTCATCATTTTTATATCTTTTTTTGAATCCTTCTAAAGCCAACTCTTTAAGGTATTCAAATGCGTCATTTTTGCCTTCTGGCAGTTGAAATTTCGGAAGGTTAATCTTACCAAACTCAAACTCAACATTACATTTTTCAGCAATCTCCAATGTATTTTTCAGTGCTTCTGGAATGTAACCAAAAAGCTGTTGCATCTCTTCGGGTGACTTGAGATAAAATTCATCAGTTGGAAACTCCATGCGGTTAGAGTCACTTATAGTTTTTCCTGTTTGAATGCAAAGTAATATATCATGAAGGTTTCTATCTTCTCTCCTCAAATAATGAACATCATTTGTTGCCACAAGCGGGATTTGATATTTTTTTGATAGCCTCATAAGTTCATTATTTACAAATCTTTGCTCATCAATGTAATGATATTGAAGTTCAAAGTAAAAGTTCTCTCCAAACACCTCTTTATAAAAACTAATTGCATCATACAGTTTTTCCTTTTGCTCTCTCAAAATTAGCTTGGGAATCTCCCCCGCAAGACAACTTGTAAGTGCCACAAGCCCTTTTGAATACTTGCTCAAAACTTCTCTGTCAACCCTTGGTTTATAGTAAAATCCTTCAACAAATCCAATTGAAACTATCTTGGAAAGATTTCTGTAGCCATCATTGTCCATAGCAAGAAGGACAAGGTGGTGGATATCATTATCGATATTTGGTTCTTTATCAAAGCGAGTCCGTGGAGCTAAATATACCTCACATCCAATTATAGGTTTGATGCCATTTTCCTTGGCAGCTTTATAAAAATCTATAACACCATACATTGCTCCATGGTCAGTTATTGCCACAGCATTCATATTTAGCTCTTTTACCCTTTCAAAAAGCCTATCAATCCTACAAGCTCCGTCCAACAAACTATACTCAGTATGAAGGTGAAGATGAACAAAACTCATTTCTCTTTTGCACCTTTCTTCTTTCCTGGTTTTATATCTCTAAATCATCTAACACATCAACAATATAATAGTGGAAATTCAAAGCCAAATCTATATCCTTGCGAAATGCAAGCCTTTTACCTTCGCTATCATAAAAAATTCTAACAATTGGTCTGGATGGAAACTTGGGATTGTTGTGCACAACTATTCCTTTTTCTCGAGTATTTAGTACAACCGGTGTTCCAATTTGAAAAAGAGAAATAAATGTGACAAACTTGGAAACGATATAACTATCAAAATGTGTTGAACATGAATTTAGCAGATATTCAATTGCCATGTGAGGTTTTAATCGCTTTCTAAATTCTCTGTCACTAACTAAAGCGTCAAACACATCTGCCACAGCTACAATTTTAGCCATTTGCGGAATTTCATCTCTGGTTTTGCCAAACGGATAACCACTGCCATCTAATCTTTCGTGATGGAAAAGTGCAATCTCTGCAACATTCTGTTCAAATTTGTACTCAGAGCTCAAGATATCATATCCAACAATTGTGTGCATCTTTATCATCTCATATTCCTTTTCCTGAAGAGGTCCTCTCTTGCTCAAAATATTTTTGGGAATTTTTATCTTACCAATATCATGAAGTAAAGTGCCCATACCAAGTACCATGAGTTTATCAAAATCATATCCCAGCTTTATCCCAATCAGAATTGAGAGCACTGTTGTGTTGAGTGAATGAAAAAGTGTGTAGTTCCCAACTGTGCGTATATCACATAGGTTTAAAATAATCTCTTTTTGGTTTAAGAGAGAAGAAATTATTTTGCTAACAAGCTCCTTAATTTCCGGAGTAATCTCTTGAGTATTTATATATTTTGATGAAAAAACATCATTTACAATCTCAAATGCTTCTTCTTTTATCTCTTTGGTTATAACATCCTCTATGTAAATCTCGGTATTGTCATCTACAATGTAAATGTCATAAACTCCAAATTCTTTTAACCTTTTTATAACACTATTTGTGAGTTTCTGACCACTTGCAATCAAAACCTTTCCATCTTCACTGTATATGTCCCGTGCAAGCACCATACCCTCTTTTGCATTTTTAAGTAGTATCCTTCTCATCATATTCTCCCCTATATGCATTTTTTTTCAACAAGACAAGCCTGTCAGTCACAATTACATCAAGCTTTACGTCATGCTCCTCTGCTTTGATTCTTTTTACCTTTTGAAAATGGTAAGCAACCCCAACTTTTATACAATGCGGGCCTACATCTTTCAAAAACCTATCATAGTAACCTTTGCCAAACCCCACCCTGTTTAAATCCTTGTCAAACGCAACAATGGGTACAATACAGACATCTATTTGTGATGGAGGTATCTGCTGTGTGCTTGACGGCTCTAAGATACCAAGCTTATTTCTGTGAAGTTTATTCTCTCTTTTATACTCACATGCCACCATTTCTGCACTATTTACAACTCTGGGTACATACACCTTTTTATTTTTTTTGATAAGATATTCCATAATTTTTTTGGTATCAACTTCATATGGAAGGCTCATGTAAATGAAGATGGTTTGAAACTCAAAGGTTGAAAGAAGTTTTTTTAGGTTTCTGTATACCAATATATCAAGATATAACTTTCTCCTTGGTTCAACTAATTTTCGCCTGATTCCTATAACCTTTCTTATTTTTCGTTTGACCAGTTTTTATCACCCTTTTCTATTAATTTATCACTTTTTTATTACAATTGAAATACCTTTTATGGACTCAAAGTAAAATAGCCCTGAAAATAAATCAGGGCTATTTTGTTAGTCTTGGTTTACAACTTTTCTATTTCTATAATACCCGCAATTTGGACATACCCTGTGAGGAAGTTTCATCTCATGACACTGTGGACACTCTGTAAGATTTGGAATTTCCAATTTCCAATTTGCTCTATGTTTATGTGTTCTTTGTTTTGACCATCTTCTTTTTGGTTGTGCCATTTCCTTTCACACCTCCTTTTTCTCATCTGTGTCCAGTTGATTGATAAGGGTTTTTAAAATGCTCAGTCTCGGGTCAATATCATCTTTTTCACATGAACATGAGCTCACATTTAGGTTTGTTCCACACACAGGACAAAGCCCCTTGCAGTCTTCCCTGCACAGGTACTTCATCGGCAGATACAGAACAATTGTTGCAACTATGCTATCATCAAATTCAATGACATCATCTTCAAACCTAATTACTTCATCATCTGTAGTATTTTCTCTATTGGAGTACTCTTCATAAAAAGGAACATCAACTTCAACATAAGCATCATCTGTACATCTGTAACATATAGTTTTTAGTTTTGTTTTGACATTGCCACTGACCTCAATTAAATTTCCCTTCTTTGTAGCTACTCCATAAAAATAGACAGGTTCAACAAAAAATAAAATATCACCTCTAAATTCGAGCTTTTCCCAAGATTCACAAAATTCAAACTCTTCAGAGTCACCATTTGTTTTTAATTTTGACACATCTAATCTCATCTTTACAGTCACCTCGTATCATAACGGTTGTATTATAAACTTTTATTTGAGTTTTGTCAATTGATTTATTTCACTGTGATGGAATCCTTAATACTCTCGAATATCTTCTCCCCGATACCGTTCACGTTTTTTATCTCCTCAATACTTTTAAATGGACCATGCTTTTGTCTATATTCTATTATCCTTTCAGCAAGTTTATCACCAATTCTATCAAGAGTTTTCAACTCCTCCTTTGTGGCAGTATTGATGTTTATTTTTCCTTCACCTGCAGACACAGTCTCTTGTGCTGTCCCACCTGTAGAAGAAGACAAACTACTTTGCGACTGCACTTCGCCCATCTTTGGAATATAAATCTTTTGCCCATCAGAAATTTTCTCGGCAAGATTAATTGAATTCAGGTCACTTCCAGGCAAAGCTCCACCCGCCAAAATCAAGGCATCGTTTATTCTGCTGCCTGGCAAAAGCTCATAAACTCCTGGATTTTTTACGTTTCCGCACACATAGACAACATATTTTTGCTGAGAATCTTGGATATTTGTCTCAGCTGTTTTTCTACCTTCATTGTTCGTAATGTCATTGTCGCCTTCTTGTGACTCAAGGGTAACCACTTCTCCGGTGCTTTTGTCCGAAAAACTATTGTGTGTAAAATACTGGTATATATTGAGCATAAGAAGTACAGCAATAATCACAATCATAACCTTTTCTCTTTTTGTAAATGCAGGCATTTTATTTCACCTTCTTTTTTTGATTGTAGTACTTGACAGGAGAATAAAAAGTTTTGCCAGAAGTCCAGCAATTGACATAAAAGCTGGTCATAATATATACTTATTTTATCACATGCAAACAAA
This window encodes:
- the rpmF gene encoding 50S ribosomal protein L32, with product MAQPKRRWSKQRTHKHRANWKLEIPNLTECPQCHEMKLPHRVCPNCGYYRNRKVVNQD
- a CDS encoding helix-hairpin-helix domain-containing protein, whose translation is MPAFTKREKVMIVIIAVLLMLNIYQYFTHNSFSDKSTGEVVTLESQEGDNDITNNEGRKTAETNIQDSQQKYVVYVCGNVKNPGVYELLPGSRINDALILAGGALPGSDLNSINLAEKISDGQKIYIPKMGEVQSQSSLSSSTGGTAQETVSAGEGKININTATKEELKTLDRIGDKLAERIIEYRQKHGPFKSIEEIKNVNGIGEKIFESIKDSITVK
- a CDS encoding YceD family protein, whose translation is MRLDVSKLKTNGDSEEFEFCESWEKLEFRGDILFFVEPVYFYGVATKKGNLIEVSGNVKTKLKTICYRCTDDAYVEVDVPFYEEYSNRENTTDDEVIRFEDDVIEFDDSIVATIVLYLPMKYLCREDCKGLCPVCGTNLNVSSCSCEKDDIDPRLSILKTLINQLDTDEKKEV
- a CDS encoding 5-formyltetrahydrofolate cyclo-ligase; translation: MVKRKIRKVIGIRRKLVEPRRKLYLDILVYRNLKKLLSTFEFQTIFIYMSLPYEVDTKKIMEYLIKKNKKVYVPRVVNSAEMVACEYKRENKLHRNKLGILEPSSTQQIPPSQIDVCIVPIVAFDKDLNRVGFGKGYYDRFLKDVGPHCIKVGVAYHFQKVKRIKAEEHDVKLDVIVTDRLVLLKKNAYRGEYDEKDTT
- a CDS encoding DNA polymerase III subunit alpha translates to MSFVHLHLHTEYSLLDGACRIDRLFERVKELNMNAVAITDHGAMYGVIDFYKAAKENGIKPIIGCEVYLAPRTRFDKEPNIDNDIHHLVLLAMDNDGYRNLSKIVSIGFVEGFYYKPRVDREVLSKYSKGLVALTSCLAGEIPKLILREQKEKLYDAISFYKEVFGENFYFELQYHYIDEQRFVNNELMRLSKKYQIPLVATNDVHYLRREDRNLHDILLCIQTGKTISDSNRMEFPTDEFYLKSPEEMQQLFGYIPEALKNTLEIAEKCNVEFEFGKINLPKFQLPEGKNDAFEYLKELALEGFKKRYKNDDKAAYDRLMMELQVIKDMGFVEYFLIVQDFINYAKQNNIMVGPGRGSAAGSIVAYCLGITNVDPIKYDLLFERFLNPERVSMPDIDIDFCYQRRQEVIDYVTRKYGEDRVSQIITFGTMAARASIRDVGRVLGVPYSQVDEIAKMVPFSPGMTIDKALEINHDLKKIYEQNDTVRRIIDTARNLEGMPRHASVHAAGVVISSCPITDLVPLARTDDAIVTQFPMTTLEELGLLKMDFLGLRTLTVIQNTLELVKKNRGIEIDLDRIDYNDKNVYEFISEGNTNGVFQLESSGMKQFMRELKPENLEDIIAGISLFRPGPMDQIPVYIQNKNNREKIEYLHPSLEPILNVTYGCIVYQEQVMQIFRTLAGYSLGRADLVRRAMAKKKADILMEEKDRFIEGAMANGIDKETAEKIFAIIEDFASYAFNKSHAAAYAILAYQTAYLKKYYTIEFMTSLITSVMNSNEKVGMYIEECRKFGISILPPDINKSSYDFTIEGNSIRFGLRAIKSLGENVIAHILKEREEKGEFKDLYDFIMRVDTNTVNKRIIENLIRSGAFDFTGINRNSLLASVEDILVIKQAKKKNANQFSFFEISGNENESFEYKNMPQPTAQELMKMEKDTIGIYISSHPLERYTEEISKYNVTPLSEISAMSEEDEYKFEQILVCGILKEVKVKLTKNNQTMAFAKLEDLTDSVEVLFFPTVYEKYSHLIKEDMIVIMEAKATFREDEGVKVIAQKVDRLGNDKHQEGQGSGEKAIAIRVSDDTILKSKKFLAFVKFFAGKSKIVLYYNQKRLISKSNLCIEINPTVIEQLKEWFGEENVWIEDIDS
- a CDS encoding HD-GYP domain-containing protein, giving the protein MRRILLKNAKEGMVLARDIYSEDGKVLIASGQKLTNSVIKRLKEFGVYDIYIVDDNTEIYIEDVITKEIKEEAFEIVNDVFSSKYINTQEITPEIKELVSKIISSLLNQKEIILNLCDIRTVGNYTLFHSLNTTVLSILIGIKLGYDFDKLMVLGMGTLLHDIGKIKIPKNILSKRGPLQEKEYEMIKMHTIVGYDILSSEYKFEQNVAEIALFHHERLDGSGYPFGKTRDEIPQMAKIVAVADVFDALVSDREFRKRLKPHMAIEYLLNSCSTHFDSYIVSKFVTFISLFQIGTPVVLNTREKGIVVHNNPKFPSRPIVRIFYDSEGKRLAFRKDIDLALNFHYYIVDVLDDLEI